In Zingiber officinale cultivar Zhangliang chromosome 1A, Zo_v1.1, whole genome shotgun sequence, the DNA window CGATCCGAATGAAGGAgagtatggagggactatcaatactcgatacccgccccgaatattcgattaaataatatatatacatataataaagaaaattttattttttcaaaatcaatttactatttttgttgatattaggaggagactatatagatgtttaatttattttttttaattatatatatatttttaagaggttgttaattttaatatatttttatggaatgataatagttggatagaaagaaaaagaattataactatagaagatatccgatcatttaatAGGTATGAATATACCCATTGGAGATCCTATATCCGATGGATATGAAGATGGAGGATATAAAATCTGATCTAAATCCGAACCATTATCATCCCTAGTTTtaaggtgttttttttttctttttggttgTTAATATTCTGAAAATTTCTTCGAACAAacctttttaattttgaaaaactttaacaGAGAATAGTGAACATGAACTTTCATTATAACAATTGCTTCTGAATCTCGTCACGTTGCCAGTTGCCATCAACGAAAGTAAATTGGTACAAAGTTGTTGcacctttttttaattttttttttgtacctTTCTCATCTCTCAAAAGCTTAAATATAAACTCAAACACAAAGCATGATTATGTACCTGTAAGCAAACACTATGATGCCCGGATTGCTAAATTCATGTTTGAATGAAACATCAATATTCCTCCCGTGTTCACAACAGTTCTTCATGCCTTAAAACCTTTTTATTCAGCACTTCCAGCATCGTAAACATCATAAATGATTATGTTTACAAGACTAAACTAGGTGGGGTAAGTAAACAACCACATTCTTTATATGCAAAAAAGAACCCTTGTCTGGAGTTATCAAACCAAGGTTTAAAGCAACATTGAAAAACATTTTCTAGGTACAGAGAACTGTTAACTCGGATACTTGATTTGCCTTGTCATACAGCAATATAGTTCAGAGGTGCCTTGCAGCATTTCTTAAAACATTTATCCAGGTCTTGAAACACATATAAAACCATGCAGGCAGGGTCATTTGACTAAGAGAGACAGTGTGCGTTGTCTACTTAAATTAAATGACAGTCCAGTAGAATTGAATATGAACTACCATGAAACTGCCCTGAAGACTGGACCACAAGTTTGGACCGCAAGTTCTCATCAGATTTCAATATGGAGTGTTATCAACGACAACAGCAAAAGGCCATGTGAATGTCAACTTCTCTGTCCCACTAACAGGCAACATTTGTATGAATTACTATTGGTACTATCAAAGTTATATTTCCTGCCTAGTTATGCCCTCTAAAGCAGGGGAGAGTAGGATTGAGAAAGCTATCGAGATCTACTCTAACTCCGTAGTGCATTCTTGGTTCTAGGTCAGCCTGGATTTACAGCACTGAACTACTGTAAATAATTTGATCAACCCGTCAAGTATAATTACATCATAATGGTGATCTGAAGGGGTATATATACAAGATTCTCACTGTGGGCACATCACCAATAATAGAAGAGCTAAATCGGCATTAATGCTTACGAAACAAGGTGGTAATaaccaagcaaaaaaaaaaaaaaaaaaaaaaaaagaagaaggcaTGTGAAAAGACTAATCATTTCTGCAACAAAGGTGGTCCTTGATGGATTCTCAGCCTCAGTCATTTTTATGCCAACTCATAGGAAAGTTATGTCAATTTGAAACAGACTGCTAAAGTGCACGAGTCTTCCAGATCAATAAAATGTAAAAGGCGGCCATAATTTTGAGATATGATAATGCAGTCCCCCTAGATAATCTCTGGGACAAAggtgtaaaataaaattataggaaATGAAAGAACATTGGTAGACTGAAGTATTTATGAACAGCATAATCCCAACCACAAGTTCCATTTGATGTGAGAAAACCCACAAAATACTACTACTGAGCAAAAGATACCATTTGAGATTTATCCAGAATTATGATTCTTTTCCAAGCCATTTCTGAACCTACTGGTACCGTAGTGCTAGACCAAACTTAAAAACTTGAGAATGCAAGCCACTTAGTATGAACTAAATCCCTTGGTCTGTTCGTGCAAAATAAGCTTAAAAAATGGAATCTAgttgacaatgcaaggttagaTTAGTGCGCTTCCATATTGAATCTTGATGTGAATGAGCACAGGTGCAATGTTCTTTTGGGTTCATAGTATCTACAGTCATTTAGAAACTTCCATCAAATATATTGCATGtagaatttcaaaatcttaaagtAAAAAGTGTATAAAAAACAAGAACTTGAGAAAATTCCCTTAGAAAAGCAGACAACTTCACTGTTTTGTAACTTAACAAAGTTGGCTTATTCTTTCCATAGTCCATTTCCACAATATCAGATGATTTCATGAGAAATCCGTATTGTAAACCTTTCTCTGACCATGAACCCTGTAACAAGTTTACCAATATTAAGGTTGTTATGAGCTCAATTGTGGAGCAGCTCAAAAGTCCAGTCCCATCACTTGTTAATGAATGAGACTCCCTTCTGAATGCTTATTGCCAACTCTTTCTTAGCCTTCTCCAAGCCAGCCCTGTGACAACAAGGATCCCTAATCAATGTTTGATATGGTTTAAAGTGCATAATCTATGTATATATCCTCTTCACGAAACCTATGCATATATCAACATCAAATAGTTCCACGAGATCCACATTATATCTGCAAGTGGACTAATTCATCAAGCATAACCTCTCAGAAAAACATGATTCAGCAAGTGATGTGTTTTTTTATCTCTGCTTCATCAGTGGATCAATCTCTTATACTTATCAACAAACAAAGCAGCAAAATCTATTAACATCACCTAACAAACAAAGAAATAATTGATAGATTGATCTCTAAAGAACTAATTGTGACTGTGAGCGCAATGTGAATAATCATAAAGTAAATGCTGTTGCACAACAGCCAAATGAAGATTCTGGAACAAAGATACAAACCTTTCAAATTCATTCAACGGTCCAAGAGGAAGAACCTCCTCCACTCCACTACGACCTAATCGAACCTTTGATGCAAAGAAAGGTAGTTCTGTAACCTATACATAGGAAATTAACACACAAAATTCAGATCCTCAAAGACATTGAAAATGTATGGAGTGTAGAATAGAATCAGAAGGGAGAGACCTGACAAGCCACAAATGAACATTCCAATATGTTCGCATCACCTCGTAACCCCCTCAAACAAGCATCGGCAAATTTAGCAGCTGCGTATGCCTGCAAAGTGTGTTTTTGTCTATCCACTCTAATATACAAGCAAGGAACTTAACAAAAACACATTTTAATGAAAGGCATGGAGTCCAACCATTGACAATGTAGCAGAGCCTGCGCCAGCTTTTGCCTGCATTACAGGTAGAATGCACAAATTAGAGTGCATTAAAACAATTGACAAATCTGAGTCAGATTAAATACTCTAACATCCAAGCCATCTTTTTTATGCCCCGAAAACATATTCATCTCCTAAACGAGACGAATGAAATCTGTATATGAATTGTTCAATTTACTGCCCAATTTTAAGCTTCTAGAGACAAGAAATCCAACAGTTTAACACAATTAAGTAGGCATGGCTCCAGTAGGATTTCTAGAGCCAGATCTCCTTGGGAAGTTATTCCTTGTGAAGATTTAATTTATTCAAGTAAAAAAGGGTGACAGAGGCATCATTATGCataaagtttcagatttagtGATCAATTAAATCACTGATGTGAACCAAAGGCCATTAATCATTTTCATCCCTAACACATACTTCATGTTCCTCCTTTCCCAACAGGCCGGTATCCTCTAGTTATCATTTATTAATCAACAGAAATATATCAAACTTGCAGAAAACTTAATAAATGTAAACTATAACTTTGCAGCAGCTCATTGTAGTATTGAGACTACAGTTTCAAACTTTGAATAAACCTTTATTGGCAAAAAAACAAGAGCAGAAACTATTGTATATTACTACATTATATTATTTTACCTCAACAACTTCTGTTCCTCCATTCTGTATGCGATCAGTCAGATAACTAATTTCCTCTTGTGTAAAAGAATATGAAGGATTGACCTATACAAGGAAATAGCAAAGGAAAAATCACTGAGAAAAAGTTGTGGAAGGCATAAAAGAAACTTAAGATCAAAATTAACCAGCCCACCTGCGATAAAAGAGGCAATATGGTAATTCCAGCATGACCACCAATCACAGGAACATTAACATCCCTGGGATCAACCCCTAAGACTTCAGCCTGTAAGCATGCTATAAGCAATAAGAGACTAAGTGCATAAAGCTAACTAGTACAGTGGATATCCTGGGTAGAATGTTAAAACTATAATCAAATAGAAATTCCAGCCCTTATCAACATGAAACTGAAAGGGAGGAAGATACCCATATGTGCCAACAACATGAAGAGTGTGGCACATCTGGAACTCATATATAATGTTGATGTAAGATATCAAATGAGAAAATTAACATAATAAAGTTTGATACGTACCACAAAAGTATTGGCTCTCACAACGTCAAGTGTTGTCACCCCCAAAAGACGCTTGGGATTGTAAGTACCAGCTTTCTTAAACACCTCAGCTGCGATAGGAACAGTGGAGTTTACTGGATTGCTTATCAAGTTAACTATAGCCATGGGGCAGAATTTAGACACTCCCTCACACAGGGTCTTGACAATCCCAGCATTGATATTAAACAAATCATCCCTAGTCATTCCTGGCTTCCTAGGAACTCCAGCAGGAATTATTACAAGATCTATTCCTGTAAGTGCATTCTCTAATTGAGATTGACCAAGAAAACCCCGGATCTGGAGACGTCCAAATCAGAATTATAATAGTATCCAGTTCCTTAAAAAATAATAGCATTGTGTCACTGCACTACCGTTTAATTTAAGAGAAACAAGACATAAAAAAGTTGATcaatagcataaaaaaaattatatgtatTCGTCTATTTTAATGAGCTAGTGCGCCATAAGAAAAATATGAGACAAGGCAAGAGAAGTGACAATTACCACAGCGCCGGTGTTCATGTGGCTGATATCTGCAGTGACACCGGGAGAATTGACAACATCGTAAAGGTGCAGAACCGAGACCAAAGGATTCATTTTCATCAGCATAGCAAGCGGCTGCCCAATACCTCCAGCAGCTCCCAGTATCGCCACCTTGAATCCATGGGCTCCTCCCTTGGACCGGCAATTCGCACGCCTCAGCAAGGACGCCTCCTCCATCTTCAAGCACACAAACGATGACTTATTAGATCAACACCCTCCTTGTCATAGCAAAACCATCGCCTTCCAATCAAATCAATTGATATTATAAAACCCTAAATTGAAGCTGACGAAGATAAGTCTACAAAATTTTCCCAGGGAGGAACGAAGAGGAGTGGTTCTCATTTCCAAGATTCCATTTTTCCAAGTAAGAGCACCATGTTGCCGTCAAGTGGAAttagtgcaaaaaaaaaaaaaaaaaaggttcgtTGTGAATTCAAAATCAATGTTCGTAGAAGGACAAAAAAAACAGGTTTCCAAGTTT includes these proteins:
- the LOC122034122 gene encoding malate dehydrogenase, glyoxysomal-like, giving the protein MQPSSDDAFRRIARISSHLRPPASQMEEASLLRRANCRSKGGAHGFKVAILGAAGGIGQPLAMLMKMNPLVSVLHLYDVVNSPGVTADISHMNTGAVIRGFLGQSQLENALTGIDLVIIPAGVPRKPGMTRDDLFNINAGIVKTLCEGVSKFCPMAIVNLISNPVNSTVPIAAEVFKKAGTYNPKRLLGVTTLDVVRANTFVAEVLGVDPRDVNVPVIGGHAGITILPLLSQVNPSYSFTQEEISYLTDRIQNGGTEVVEAKAGAGSATLSMAYAAAKFADACLRGLRGDANILECSFVACQVTELPFFASKVRLGRSGVEEVLPLGPLNEFERAGLEKAKKELAISIQKGVSFINK